The following coding sequences lie in one Pseudoxanthomonas sp. SE1 genomic window:
- a CDS encoding ECF-type sigma factor — translation MRDKRDPDGTGPDVGSVLRSQNTDDLPPPDQASVTQLLCDVEKGQAGAWNQIYALLYRDLHQIARSQIRQQRRSHVRSPTSLISETWLKLASADFSVENRAHLVALVARAMRFVLLDEVRRALAEKRGEGMDLLPLDENTEPAQTSRLEQLLILDQALNDLAKLDARLAQVVEMRYFGGLSELEIAGVLKVTERTVRRDWRKARAFLFSHLGDGELPEPL, via the coding sequence ATGAGAGATAAGCGGGACCCGGATGGCACTGGGCCTGACGTGGGCAGCGTGCTGCGCTCCCAGAACACCGACGACCTGCCACCTCCGGACCAGGCGTCAGTCACCCAGCTGCTGTGCGATGTGGAGAAGGGGCAAGCCGGGGCCTGGAACCAGATCTACGCGTTGCTGTACCGCGACCTGCACCAGATCGCCCGGTCGCAGATCCGCCAGCAGCGCCGCAGCCATGTGAGATCACCCACCTCGCTGATCAGCGAGACCTGGCTCAAGCTCGCCAGTGCCGATTTCAGCGTCGAAAATCGCGCCCATCTCGTGGCCCTGGTGGCGCGCGCGATGCGTTTCGTGCTGCTGGACGAAGTACGGCGCGCGTTGGCGGAGAAGCGCGGCGAAGGCATGGACCTGTTGCCGCTGGACGAAAACACGGAGCCGGCGCAGACCTCCAGGCTGGAACAATTGCTGATCCTCGATCAGGCCCTGAACGACCTTGCCAAGCTGGATGCCCGGCTGGCGCAGGTGGTGGAGATGCGCTATTTCGGTGGCCTCAGCGAGCTCGAGATCGCCGGCGTGCTCAAGGTGACCGAGCGCACCGTGCGCCGGGATTGGCGCAAGGCGCGTGCCTTCCTGTTCAGCCACCTCGGTGACGGCGAGTTGCCTGAACC